A DNA window from Helianthus annuus cultivar XRQ/B chromosome 15, HanXRQr2.0-SUNRISE, whole genome shotgun sequence contains the following coding sequences:
- the LOC110911258 gene encoding F-box/LRR-repeat protein 7: protein MDTILCDELLQEIFHHLPPPSSSAVSLVSKRWRHLLRSSLSSLSLRLSPNHPSLPSLSSFLSHHTSLSTLSVSSSSSAGTTVFSGDLLRSISAASPQLLSLSIILSRPLLSLQLLTSFTNLKSLTLSLAENASPDSVSDEFTVSSSLRLQSLRLSGICAGDYSLNWLWKNCDCKTLTKLVLENCEGVGDNSSFACFVKGLENVREVELRTCRSIVSLILFNLGENCKSLVSLLVYDGGNKESLLRFVRETTSDLRRLDLRLPLDLDDTHLFQIGVKFSRLRVLRLQSCCMVTGEGLKTLGLALSDSLEELALTNCDVINGQDGFLVELAQNLKKIKILDLSYNHTLLDKEFASMISSYCNLRKLKLRGCSRLTNVSLISLCKNCKRLESVDILYCHGIQVEGVEFLILNSRQLRNLQVEDRKLSEAARRWMTDKFIEVQH from the exons ATGGACACAATCCTCTGCGACGAGCTCCTCCAAGAAATCTTCCACCACCTCCCTCCTCCGTCATCCTCCGCCGTCTCCCTCGTCTCCAAACGGTGGCGCCACCTCCTCCGTtcttctctctcctccctctcccTCCGTCTCTCACCTAACCACCCATCCCTACCCTCTCTCTCCTCCTTCCTCTCTCACCACACCTCCCTCTCTACTCTTTCcgtctcctcctcctcctccgccggAACCACCGTCTTCTCCGGCGACCTCCTCCGCTCCATCTCCGCCGCCTCTCCTCAGTTATTATCTCTCTCAATCATTCTCTCCAGACCTCTTCTCTCTCTTCAACTTCTAACCTCTTTCACCAATCTCAAATCCCTAACCCTATCTCTCGCCGAAAACGCCTCGCCGGACTCTGTTTCCGATGAATTCACCGTTTCCTCTTCTCTGCGGCTACAATCACTCCGTCTGTCCGGAATTTGCGCCGGCGATTACTCTCTCAACTGGCTTTGGAAGAACTGTGATTGCAAAACCCTAACGAAGCTCGTTTTGGAGAATTGTGAAGGCGTAGGTGATAATTCTTCGTTTGCGTGTTTTGTAAAAGGATTGGAGAATGTTAGGGAAGTTGAATTGAGGACTTGCAGGTCTATTGTGTCGTTGATTTTGTTTAATTTGGGTGAGAATTGTAAGAGTTTGGTGTCTTTGTTAGTTTATGATGGTGGAAATAAGGAGAGCTTGCTTCGGTTCGTTCGTGAAACGACGTCTGATCTTCGGAGACTTGATCTCCGGTTACCACTTGATTTGGATGACACTCATCTCTTTCAAATTGGTGTGAAATTTAGTCGCTTGCGTGTTCTTCGCTTGCAAAGTTGCTGTATGGTTACAG GTGAAGGTCTCAAAACCCTAGGGTTAGCTTTGAGTGATAGCCTTGAAGAACTAGCTTTAACAAATTGTGATGTTATCAATGGACAAGACGGGTTCCTTGTCGAATTAGCTCAGAATCTAAAAAAGATCAAAATACTGGATTTGTCCTACAATCATACTCTCCTCGATAAAGAATTTGCATCGATGATCAGTTCATACTGTAATCTACGAAAACTGAAACTACGGGGTTGCAGCAGATTAACCAACGTATCGTTGATTTCATTGTGCAAGAACTGTAAGCGTTTGGAGAGTGTGGATATACTTTACTGCCACGGGATTCAGGTGGAGGGTGTCGAGTTCTTGATCTTGAATTCTCGGCAACTGAGAAACCTGCAAGTCGAAGATCGTAAGTTATCGGAAGCTGCAAGAAGATGGATGACAGACAAGTTTATTGAGGTCCAACACTGA